The Paraburkholderia sp. ZP32-5 genome includes a window with the following:
- a CDS encoding branched-chain amino acid ABC transporter substrate-binding protein, translating to MSIQNTLKPVAMLVGAMFAIAPLASLADDLPVKIGFAAPLTGANAGYGKDLENGVRLAINEANAKKIKIGDKVAHFELVSQDDQADPRVGVQAAQKLVDSGVAVVVGHFNSGTTIPASQVYEQAGIPMLDPAATNPIITGRGFTNAFMVISTDAQNAGNAGVYAVEVTKAKRIAIIDDRTAFGQGEADEFEKAVKAHGGTIVARDYTDNHAVDFSTQITKFKGANADLVFFGGLDSQAAGFARRMKQLGLTAQLVGGGGVMDEDFIKLAGDAADGVMAWEYGRPLAQLPGGKDFSTKFKKEFGVDILSYAPFGYDGAWVAIRAMQKAKSDSPNVYRPVLKSIDYDGVTGKISFDSNGALKSGASTLYQVKNGAWVPVVTKSGT from the coding sequence ATGAGTATTCAAAACACGCTCAAACCCGTCGCCATGCTCGTTGGCGCCATGTTCGCCATCGCTCCGCTCGCCAGTCTCGCCGACGACCTGCCGGTCAAGATCGGTTTTGCCGCGCCACTGACGGGCGCCAACGCCGGCTACGGCAAGGACCTGGAAAACGGCGTGCGGCTCGCGATCAACGAAGCCAACGCGAAGAAGATCAAGATCGGCGACAAGGTCGCGCATTTCGAACTGGTCTCGCAGGACGATCAGGCCGACCCGCGCGTCGGCGTGCAGGCTGCGCAGAAGCTCGTCGACTCGGGCGTCGCGGTGGTGGTCGGCCACTTCAACTCCGGCACGACGATTCCGGCCTCGCAGGTCTACGAACAGGCCGGCATTCCGATGCTCGACCCGGCCGCGACGAATCCGATCATCACAGGCCGCGGCTTCACGAACGCGTTCATGGTGATTTCGACGGATGCGCAAAACGCCGGCAACGCGGGCGTCTACGCGGTCGAGGTGACGAAGGCCAAGCGCATCGCGATCATCGACGACCGCACCGCGTTCGGTCAGGGCGAAGCCGACGAGTTCGAGAAAGCGGTGAAGGCGCACGGCGGCACGATCGTCGCGCGCGATTACACCGACAACCACGCGGTCGACTTCAGCACGCAGATCACCAAGTTCAAGGGCGCCAATGCGGACCTCGTGTTCTTCGGCGGACTCGACAGCCAGGCGGCAGGCTTCGCGCGACGCATGAAGCAGCTTGGCCTGACCGCGCAACTGGTCGGCGGCGGCGGTGTGATGGACGAGGACTTCATCAAGCTCGCCGGCGACGCCGCCGACGGCGTGATGGCCTGGGAGTACGGCCGCCCGCTCGCCCAGCTACCCGGCGGCAAGGACTTCTCGACGAAGTTCAAGAAGGAGTTCGGCGTCGATATCCTGTCTTATGCACCGTTCGGCTACGACGGCGCGTGGGTCGCGATCAGGGCGATGCAAAAGGCCAAGTCCGACTCGCCGAACGTGTACCGCCCGGTGTTGAAGTCGATCGACTACGACGGCGTAACGGGCAAGATTTCGTTCGACAGCAACGGTGCGTTGAAGAGCGGCGCATCGACGCTGTATCAGGTGAAGAACGGCGCGTGGGTGCCGGTCGTCACGAAGAGCGGCACGTAA
- the pdxY gene encoding pyridoxal kinase PdxY produces MTKNVLSIQSHVVFGHAGNGAAVFPMCRLGVNVWPLNTVQFSNHTQYGHWSGSAIDASQMEELVEGIGAIGMLPRCDAVLSGYLGTPEQARAVIEIVKAVKAVNPRAWYFCDPVMGATGGCNVEPGIEEFLVREMPAVADAIAPNHTELQRLVGREIETLEEAVTACREVLARGPRLVLVKHLLDRNSPADRFNMLVVTAREAWMGQRPLYPFARQPVGVGDLTSAVFVARTLLGDSIRAAFEHTLAAVNAVVKATWQAGRYELELVAMQNEIAQPREWFDAWVADSA; encoded by the coding sequence ATGACGAAAAACGTTCTGAGCATCCAGTCCCACGTCGTGTTCGGTCACGCCGGCAATGGCGCGGCCGTGTTTCCGATGTGCCGGCTCGGCGTCAACGTCTGGCCTCTCAACACCGTGCAGTTCTCCAATCACACCCAATACGGGCACTGGAGCGGCAGCGCAATCGACGCCTCGCAGATGGAAGAACTCGTCGAGGGCATCGGCGCGATCGGCATGCTGCCGCGCTGCGACGCGGTGCTGTCGGGCTATCTCGGCACGCCCGAGCAGGCGCGCGCGGTGATCGAAATCGTCAAGGCGGTGAAGGCGGTCAATCCGCGCGCGTGGTACTTCTGCGATCCGGTGATGGGCGCCACCGGCGGGTGCAATGTCGAGCCCGGCATCGAAGAATTTCTGGTGCGCGAGATGCCGGCGGTGGCCGACGCGATCGCGCCGAATCACACCGAATTGCAGCGCCTCGTCGGCCGCGAAATCGAGACGCTCGAAGAAGCGGTCACGGCATGCCGCGAAGTGCTCGCACGCGGGCCGCGGCTCGTGCTCGTCAAGCATCTGCTCGATCGCAACAGCCCCGCCGACCGCTTCAACATGCTCGTCGTCACCGCGCGTGAAGCATGGATGGGCCAGCGCCCGCTCTATCCGTTCGCGCGGCAGCCGGTCGGCGTCGGCGATCTGACGAGCGCGGTATTCGTCGCGCGCACGTTGCTCGGCGATTCGATCCGCGCGGCGTTCGAGCACACGCTCGCCGCGGTGAACGCGGTGGTCAAGGCGACCTGGCAAGCGGGCCGCTACGAACTCGAACTGGTCGCGATGCAGAACGAAATCGCGCAGCCGCGCGAGTGGTTCGATGCGTGGGTTGCGGATAGCGCCTGA